One segment of Cervus canadensis isolate Bull #8, Minnesota chromosome 32, ASM1932006v1, whole genome shotgun sequence DNA contains the following:
- the PRM2 gene encoding protamine-2 isoform X2, whose translation MVRCRVKSPTESPPGEQGSGQQGETERPDQARELRPEDIPVYGRTHRGRYHYRHRSHTRRRPCRRRRRRACRHRRRRRGCRRMKRRRRRCGRQL comes from the exons ATGGTCCGATGCCGCGTGAAGAGTCCGACTGAAAGTCCACCCGGGGAGCAGGGCTCCGGGCAGCAGGGCGAGACGGAGCGCCCGGATCAGGCGCGGGAGCTGAGGCCGGAGGACATCCCGGTCTACGGGAGGACTCACAGAGGCCGCTACCACTACAGACACAGGAGCCACACGCGGCGGCGCCCCTGCAGGAGGCGCCGGAGACGGGCCTGCAGGCACAGGAGGCGCCGCAGAG GCTGCCGAAggatgaagagaaggaggaggagatgcGGAAGGCAGCTCTAA
- the PRM2 gene encoding protamine-2 isoform X1 — MVRCRVKSPTESPPGEQGSGQQGETERPDQARELRPEDIPVYGRTHRGRYHYRHRSHTRRRPCRRRRRRACRHRRRRRGAAGPPCAPIPGTPQASRPGLRLPKDEEKEEEMRKAALSFPGPTRKSHLPGSTSQDHSKSPLEPTRS, encoded by the exons ATGGTCCGATGCCGCGTGAAGAGTCCGACTGAAAGTCCACCCGGGGAGCAGGGCTCCGGGCAGCAGGGCGAGACGGAGCGCCCGGATCAGGCGCGGGAGCTGAGGCCGGAGGACATCCCGGTCTACGGGAGGACTCACAGAGGCCGCTACCACTACAGACACAGGAGCCACACGCGGCGGCGCCCCTGCAGGAGGCGCCGGAGACGGGCCTGCAGGCACAGGAGGCGCCGCAGAGGTGCGGCGGGCCCCCCCTGCGCTCCCATCCCCGGCACCCCCCAGGCCTCCAGGCCAGGGCTCAG GCTGCCGAAggatgaagagaaggaggaggagatgcGGAAGGCAGCTCTAAGCTTCCCTGGGCCTACCAGAAAGAGTCACCTGCCAGGAAGCACCTCACAAGACCATAGCAAATCCCCCTTGGAGCCCACGAGATCTTGA
- the PRM3 gene encoding protamine-3 translates to MGSRCAKIGMGHGRGHEYSMKKLVACVSQDNFSLSSEGEEEEEGEEEEEEEEEEEGEEEELPVQGKLLLMEAGQQEEGAEDTDSGAQQSPEPKQTRS, encoded by the coding sequence ATGGGTTCCCGCTGTGCCAAGATTGGCATGGGCCACGGCCGGGGCCACGAATACTCCATGAAGAAGCTCGTGGCCTGCGTGAGCCAGGATAACTTCTCCTTGTCATCGGagggcgaggaggaggaggagggcgaggaggaggaagaggaggaggaggaggaggagggagaagaggaggagctCCCGGTGCAGGGCAAGCTGCTGCTGATGGAGGCCGGGCAGCAGGAGGAAGGGGCCGAAGACACCGACTCGGGGGCCCAgcagagccccgagcccaagcagACACGCTCCTGA
- the TNP2 gene encoding nuclear transition protein 2, with amino-acid sequence MDTKTQSLPNTHTQPHSNSRPQSHACKQCSCSHHCQSRSRSRSSSQRPRSRRSPAGHQARSPGPSPPLRRLRYAMHSHQCPSRPVTHSCSHSKNRKNLEGKVIKRKQVKRSKQVYKRKRQSSGRKYN; translated from the exons ATGGACACCAAGACACAGAGCCTTCCCAACACCCACACCCAGCCCCACAGCAACTCTCGGCCCCAAAGCCACGCCTGCAAGCAGTGCAGCTGCAGCCACCACTGCCAGAGCCGCAGCCGCAGCCGGAGCTCCAGCCAGCGCCCGAGGAGCCGCCGCAGCCCCGCTGGCCACCAGGCCCGGAGCCCAGGCCCCAGCCCTCCTCTGAGGCGCCTCAGATACGCCATGCACTCCCACCAGTGCCCCTCGCGGCCCGTCACCCACTCCTGCAGCCACTCCAAGAACAGGAAGAACTTGGAGGGAAAGGTGATCAAGAGGAAGCAGGTCAAGAGGAGCAAGCAGGTGTAcaaaagaaagaggcagagctCAG GACGAAAGTACAACTGA